One genomic window of Marinobacter adhaerens HP15 includes the following:
- a CDS encoding SIMPL domain-containing protein produces the protein MKLFASVILGVSAIISAALIGNGLTDLRTGDRYVTVKGVAEREVNADLALWPIRFVATGASLSEAQERARSSRDAIMAFLKLQAIDQNAVELQRLDVTDTRANPYQANNGEQKFIISQTLMVRSTDIDRIRQAAQGVSELVDSGVVLSSDYGPSGPTYVFNGLNDIKPEMIAEATASAREAADQFAQDAKAELGGLRRANQGVFQILARDQAPGIMEQQQPVKTVRVVSTVEYYLR, from the coding sequence ATGAAACTTTTTGCCTCAGTGATTCTCGGCGTCAGTGCCATCATTTCTGCCGCCCTGATTGGCAATGGCCTGACCGATCTGCGCACCGGCGACCGCTACGTGACCGTTAAAGGCGTGGCTGAACGAGAAGTGAATGCCGATCTGGCCTTGTGGCCGATCCGCTTTGTCGCCACCGGTGCGTCCCTGAGTGAAGCCCAGGAAAGGGCCAGAAGCAGCCGGGACGCGATCATGGCGTTCCTCAAACTGCAGGCCATTGACCAGAATGCGGTCGAACTCCAGCGCCTGGATGTCACCGATACCCGGGCCAACCCTTACCAGGCCAACAACGGAGAGCAGAAGTTCATCATCAGCCAGACGCTGATGGTACGCAGTACTGACATCGACCGAATCCGGCAGGCAGCCCAGGGTGTCAGTGAACTGGTGGACTCCGGAGTGGTGCTGTCTTCGGACTACGGCCCGTCCGGCCCGACGTACGTGTTTAACGGGCTCAACGACATCAAGCCGGAGATGATTGCCGAGGCCACGGCATCGGCCCGGGAAGCTGCCGACCAGTTCGCCCAGGATGCAAAAGCGGAACTCGGGGGGCTGCGACGCGCCAATCAGGGCGTTTTCCAGATTCTGGCCCGGGATCAGGCGCCGGGCATTATGGAGCAGCAACAACCGGTAAAAACCGTCCGGGTAGTCTCAACCGTCGAATATTACCTTCGCTAG
- a CDS encoding beta-N-acetylglucosaminidase domain-containing protein translates to MATTLGIIEGFYGPMWTWQERRQLVRTLAPHGYGFYLYAPKADVFLRRKWQQPHPPAMAAELADFSRFCRSEGVRFGVGLSPFEVFNRFDDEARAALAEKLALLERIGIDELAILFDDMRSDTPDLAGTQTDIVHWVRDRTSIKQLSVCPSYYSDDPVLDRVFGERPADYLETLGRKLDHSVNVFWTGEEVCSREVSPGHLKRVGDLLGRKPVLWDNYPVNDGDRMSQHLHLRAFTGRPAANAAHLAGHGINPALQPTLTAIPAITLAESYRLGPSYQYGQAFRHVAREVLGRELAAQLHSDLLVLQDAGLGRISDEKRQSLQHTYDAFDHPAANEILRWLAGEYQVTDEMVATQ, encoded by the coding sequence ATGGCAACGACACTCGGCATCATTGAAGGATTTTACGGCCCCATGTGGACCTGGCAGGAGCGGCGGCAACTGGTTCGCACCCTGGCGCCCCATGGTTACGGATTTTATCTCTATGCCCCCAAGGCGGATGTTTTTCTGCGTCGGAAGTGGCAGCAGCCGCACCCGCCGGCGATGGCCGCGGAGCTGGCCGATTTCTCGCGCTTTTGCCGTAGCGAAGGCGTTCGTTTTGGTGTCGGCCTGAGTCCGTTCGAGGTGTTCAACCGGTTTGACGACGAGGCCAGGGCGGCGCTGGCAGAAAAACTCGCCCTGCTGGAGCGCATCGGGATAGATGAGCTGGCGATTCTGTTCGATGACATGCGGTCAGACACTCCGGACCTTGCCGGTACCCAGACGGACATTGTGCACTGGGTCCGTGACCGTACTTCAATCAAACAGCTGAGTGTCTGTCCCAGCTATTATTCCGATGATCCGGTTCTCGACCGCGTGTTCGGGGAGCGTCCGGCGGATTATCTGGAGACGCTCGGGCGCAAGCTGGACCACTCGGTGAACGTGTTCTGGACCGGAGAGGAAGTGTGTTCCCGGGAAGTGTCACCCGGCCATCTGAAACGTGTCGGAGACCTGCTTGGCCGCAAGCCGGTGCTCTGGGACAACTACCCGGTCAACGACGGCGACCGGATGTCGCAACATCTGCACCTGCGAGCCTTCACCGGGCGACCGGCGGCCAACGCGGCGCACCTTGCCGGCCATGGTATCAATCCGGCCCTGCAGCCAACGCTGACGGCCATCCCGGCTATCACGCTGGCGGAGTCCTACCGCCTGGGACCCTCCTATCAATACGGCCAGGCATTCCGCCATGTCGCCCGCGAGGTGCTGGGCAGGGAGTTGGCGGCGCAGCTGCATTCGGATTTACTGGTGCTGCAGGACGCCGGCCTGGGCCGGATCAGTGATGAAAAGCGCCAGAGCCTTCAGCACACCTACGATGCCTTTGACCACCCTGCAGCCAACGAGATTCTGCGCTGGCTGGCGGGTGAATATCAGGTGACCGATGAGATGGTGGCCACGCAGTAG
- a CDS encoding TRAP transporter substrate-binding protein, with translation MKIRSVLSAAVLAVATTFASSQALAQDTFTLRLAETWGPNFPIFGDTTKRFAETVEKMSDGRLKVRIDSANKHKAPLGVFDMVKAGQYDMGHSASYYWKGKVPETLFFTSMPFGMIAMEQYAWFYHGGGMELMQEVYEPHNMLSFPGGNTGVQMGGWFRKEINSIDDLKGLKMRIPGFAGEVFAEVGVNPTNIAPGELYTALERNTIDAVEWVGPALDLRLGFQQIADYYYTGWHEPATELQFLVNKRVWDKLPADLQEIMRVAMRTASYDMLVQSQHANAEAWANIKEEYPNVQIKQFPDDVFDAMYAANEKLLDEAAEGSEMAAKIIESQQNYLEKSRAYTDISERAYLNTMAEVE, from the coding sequence ATGAAGATCCGTTCTGTTCTTTCCGCGGCTGTGCTGGCTGTGGCAACAACCTTTGCCTCCTCGCAGGCGCTCGCCCAAGACACCTTCACACTCCGCCTTGCAGAAACCTGGGGGCCAAACTTCCCGATTTTCGGTGACACCACCAAGCGCTTTGCCGAAACCGTCGAGAAAATGTCTGACGGACGCCTGAAAGTCCGCATCGATTCCGCCAACAAGCACAAAGCCCCGCTGGGCGTGTTTGATATGGTCAAGGCCGGTCAGTACGACATGGGCCACTCCGCATCCTACTACTGGAAAGGCAAGGTTCCCGAGACCCTGTTCTTCACCAGCATGCCATTCGGCATGATTGCCATGGAACAATACGCCTGGTTCTACCACGGCGGTGGCATGGAGCTGATGCAGGAGGTTTACGAGCCGCACAACATGCTGTCGTTCCCGGGTGGTAACACCGGTGTTCAGATGGGTGGCTGGTTCCGCAAGGAAATCAACTCCATTGACGACCTGAAGGGTCTGAAAATGCGCATCCCCGGCTTCGCCGGTGAAGTGTTCGCAGAAGTTGGCGTTAACCCGACTAACATCGCCCCGGGCGAGCTTTACACTGCCCTGGAACGCAACACCATTGATGCGGTTGAGTGGGTGGGTCCTGCCCTGGACTTGCGTCTCGGCTTCCAGCAGATCGCCGACTACTACTACACCGGCTGGCATGAGCCTGCGACCGAGCTCCAGTTCCTGGTGAACAAGCGGGTTTGGGACAAGCTGCCGGCGGACCTGCAGGAAATCATGCGCGTTGCCATGCGCACTGCTTCCTACGACATGCTGGTTCAATCACAGCACGCTAACGCTGAAGCCTGGGCCAACATCAAGGAAGAGTATCCGAACGTACAGATCAAACAGTTCCCGGATGACGTGTTCGACGCTATGTACGCTGCCAACGAAAAGCTGCTGGATGAAGCCGCCGAAGGTAGTGAAATGGCTGCGAAGATCATCGAATCCCAGCAGAACTACCTTGAGAAGAGCCGCGCCTACACAGACATTTCTGAGCGCGCCTACCTCAACACCATGGCCGAAGTCGAGTAA
- a CDS encoding TRAP transporter small permease subunit, translating into MRWIIKLDDGLARLSIFCGWVACVAMILMAANVFYDVVARYAFNNVSIGMQEMEWHLYSVVFLLGIPYALRTDGHVRVDVFYTKWSNKAKAWVNLVGAFIFVIPFAYLIGIYGYDFALDSYSMGEGSGDPGGLPHRWIIKSVIPVSAVFIGIAGLNMATYAVRVMAGDKEYEGEHSGGGLA; encoded by the coding sequence ATGCGGTGGATTATCAAACTGGACGACGGGCTTGCCCGGCTGTCCATCTTCTGTGGCTGGGTTGCCTGTGTCGCGATGATACTGATGGCAGCCAACGTCTTTTACGACGTAGTGGCCCGATACGCTTTTAACAACGTTTCAATCGGCATGCAGGAAATGGAGTGGCACCTCTATTCTGTGGTGTTCCTGCTGGGTATTCCCTACGCATTGCGCACGGATGGTCATGTTCGGGTCGACGTTTTCTATACCAAATGGAGCAACAAGGCCAAGGCCTGGGTCAACCTTGTTGGCGCCTTCATTTTCGTCATTCCCTTCGCTTACCTGATCGGCATTTACGGCTACGATTTCGCCCTCGACTCTTACAGCATGGGTGAAGGTAGCGGTGATCCGGGCGGGCTGCCGCACCGCTGGATTATCAAATCCGTTATCCCTGTCAGTGCCGTCTTCATCGGTATTGCCGGCCTCAATATGGCGACTTACGCCGTACGAGTGATGGCGGGGGACAAGGAGTATGAAGGTGAACACAGCGGAGGAGGCCTCGCATGA